The genomic segment atttatttcttttatatgttttttattcatgtttatgtgattttttttatgtttttcataattcatttttaaaaaacaatttcatacataaacattttatttcaatttttcactTCTATCATCATCCCCCCAATCTAAACATTCACTTTATTAATTTAGcatgatatttttcttatttatttgacaatgtttctctctctctccaggGATTTACACCGAACTTATGGCTAATAAGGGatgcaagatattttttttcattttgcctTAAATTAATACTTTCCCGATTGTTTATTTACTCTAATAAACATGTTTCAAGCATTAAACTattcattgaaaaaatcaattcctCTATTTCAGTTTTTTCCATAATGCAAAACAATACACAATCCACTAAATCTATGTTAAAACTTTAAATCAAGCTTCGATTAGGATTCCTCACCCcttaaccataattttttaggaagaaaatgacaagaaaacaacttttttccttcccttctctcccccttccttttcttctccaaaCCGTCCCCTCTCAAACAACCATTTCCATAGTTTTTCCTTTACTTTCCTAGCTAAATTTCCTACTAACCCCCTTTTGATCATTTATTTCAAGTGTTTGCTTGGGATTTTTAAAGAAAGATTGAAGAAATTTGGCAAACACCTCCCACCTCCTTCTTCTCTTAATGGCCAGCCATCCAAAAGTGTATTTATATCACCCATATACTACAATTTACAAttccatccttttcttttaaattcaagtgtttttttaaccaGTTATCACGTTTCGTTAAcgttcttaaaaataaatcacatctAGAAGCTTTAATCCTTAAGACtctatttctaaaataattatcattgttACATTTattctattatcattttatttaatttttattttaaccagGAGTTCACAAAACATGTCTTATCCAAAGATCATACAAGGCCACGACTTCTAGAATAATTGTTGGTTCATAGACATGAAGAATAGAAGGATCACATCGGCATGATGGTCATCCTTCACTAacttatttccttttcttttcaattgtcGCTACTgcaaataattcaaaatcatcataaatGTCATCACCATGAAAAAGCATTTGGAGTAAGAAATTTTTAGAAGTCATAAAGatggaatgaaaaaaaagataaaaaaatagtagttgggatggaggaagtgtgcaagaaatgatgaatgaaaatgagagtttaattgagttttttttataggtgaAAAATATAGTCATTAAAAGTATAATCATTGtagtatttgaattttaaaaataataattattaattgattaaaataataataaaaaatattaacaaccttttatttattttagatagcatgaatgtaatgatattttttgctattttagCTAAAATATAGAGAATATAAATATGGATGCTCGAAGTACAAAATGAAGATGCGTTCATAAACAAAGTAAAGCGTAGCCTTCATTATAAATTCTTTGTGAATTTTTGAAGATGATCcaaaccatagttttaaaatccagtCCGGCCTAGCGAGTTAATCCGGGATCTAGCTGATCTGAGGCTGAAACCAGGCTAGGTTGAAGAAaaacaggggaagaaaaaaCCCGGTGTGAACTGGCGACCCGGTTGACTAGACAAGACCCAgtcaaaaacccggttgcaacctgttaatttttttttttactaaaatgatgtcgttttgatttttttaaaaaattaacctggaAAACCTGATGATCTGGTCAAAACTCGGAACTCGAGTCTTGAATCAGGccgggtctaaaaactatgatcCAAACCCATAAAGAGTACTTTAGAAAACACACACACCATTTGAAAATAGAAAGTAAAATGTTGTTATGTCAATTTGGccttgtaattaaaaataattgactagaaactaatatattaaaataaacccaattaaaaattaaatttttatgttaagaaattaagatttttatcaaTCTAAATTTTATCCGTGTCGACCGACGCTCATCTTGTGCAACACAAGCATATCTCCATGTCGATGCTTGTTTCCGACggtgttaaaaacaaataaaatagtgGAAGTAGCGTAGGAGCAAAATGATCAGTGAAAGACAAATTGGAAAAAGACGAGAAAAGTGAAGTTGACAGGGTTTTCGTAagtttaatcatttaattaatgGAATATAAAGAGATGGAGAGGGCATCGACACTTGTCTTTAAGTACATTCTCCCATCTCCTCCACCAGTCCCACTACTCCACTTTTGTCCAGGGAAACCAAGTGggtttttagagagagaaaaacgaGTGACAGATGCAATTTCTTCAATGGGGAAAGGAGATTCTTCTTATAACCAGGAGCAGCAGCAGAggcatgatgatgatgatgatgatgagaggAGAACCAGAAGATTGTTCCTTTGTGAGAGATGTTCGATGGGACTTTCAAGAATCACTTTTAAATGTGTTCTCATTTTGATGTTGAGTTTGTGCCTTTTGGTCTCTGCTTTCTTTTGGATCTTTCCTTTACATTCTTCTCTACATTCAGTTAGCGGGTTCGATGCTAAAGATGAAGTTAAACTCAGTGGTAATTatatatttctgtttttttgtttgcttcattagggtttcttttgtAATGATTTGGGCAAGTGGGTTTTAgttattttcctttcttgtcATGTAATGGAGGTTTTCAGTTGATGGGTGTGTTTCTTCTCTTACATTCTGGCTCTAGTTGTGAAGTTTACCTTGTTAGAAGCTAGTTTGGTAGATGGATATTTCACTTGCTTTTAAGTTatctgtaatttatttatttatgtttttaagcATATATATAGATGTGGTTATGTTTTTTAGCGTTGTGCTTGTGTGTTTGTGAtgtgtttttgtgtttgaaacCTTCCTCTTCTTAAAGAGGCTGTTcacttgtttaattaaattcaatttatatgCAATTTGAACGGCTCTGTTCTTATCTTGCATCATTTATAAGTGAGTGCTAGGATAAGTGTTTGGATTTTTCTCGTATACCAATTTTACAGTGTTCAGCAATTTGTTGCGTCCAGCACACTGTGAGATACAAGACATGGATCATGCTATTATGATAAAAGGGAACTTTCACTTATATCTATGAATTTGCTATCTGCTTGCAGATTTAGTATCAGGAGCTTGTTGCAATGTTTCATTCTTCTGCAAGTGGCTGATGAATCTTGCTTGCTGAAGGCTTTTGCAACTACTGCCTAAGACATATACACATGTGCTACCGTTTTGTTTTTCTGTAGCATATGTTGTATGTGTTATTGCATTTTTCTATTGGGATATCCCTTGTATTGTACCTTTATAGTGGCTGTggtttgagaaaataaaataaaaatcagagcTTTTGATTCAGATGGTGGAGATTCACTTATCTTATGTGCATTGCtggctttttattttattttattttggatcatTTGCCACCTAAGCTCAAGATAGATGTTGACTGATATTGGGAGATCAAATGGTTTTCATTGGAGTTaacaacttatatatatatatatatatatatatatatatatttcacttGAATGTAAAAGATCTGATTCTATATCAAGCTTGGAAacgtttttattgttttacatTTCTGATTGCTCTCCCTTCGCATGGCTCATGTTTCACCAGACTCTGTATTGAGAGATTGAAAACAAGCCTGCTGTTTAGTCTTCAATGAAATGGTGATTGCGATATGTTTTAAGATGTTGTACTGGCCGACCTAATAATTATATCTTGTCCATCGCTTTATATTGCCTTAAAGTTTGCtaaatttgatccaatttttGGCTTTGCTGCGATTTACCTTGTTTTCTACTTTCTATTGTAGAACAAATTCTTCTGaacaatgtatttaaaaaattagagaaaagaaagataCTTTGAAATGAACCAAGGCCATAAATTTCCGgtttattttcttgttgaaaTGCAAAGATTTTGTGTTTGCTTATTGCTGTATTTTGTTAAACTTGCAtctaaatgaatttatttttatcaagtaACTTAGACTGTTTTGGCCATGCTGTTTATgtcatttaattcttatttacaGCTACAGTACAAGCGTACTTCAGACTTCTAAAGCCAGTGGTGCAGCTTGTTACACACATTGCAAGATTAGAATATGATATCAATGAAGAAATAGGCATCCCAAACGCAAAGGTTGTACTTCAATCTTCTGCTGTTCTGTCATATTTGCATCCTAAATAATGTCACCTTGAAAATTGATGCTAAAACTAATTTGTTGTCAACAGGTAGCTATTCTATCCATGCACCAATTAGCTTCTAATTGGACTGATGTGGTGTTTGGTTTTATTCCTGATCCAGTAAATGTCCCAATAAACATGGTGTCCTTAAGTGTGCTGAGGTCGTCACTGATTGATCTGTTCATTGAGCAATCCAATTTGACTGTGACTACATTGATTTTTGGGCAACCATCTACATTTGAAATTTTTAGGTTTCCTGGGGGAATCACTATAGTACCGATGCAATATGCTTCAATCTGGCAGATGCCCCagattctctttaattttactCTTAACAATTCCATATCTGAAGTTCTGGACAATTTCGGAGACTTAAAAGATCAGTTGGAATTTGGGTTGCACCTAAGGCAATTTGAGGtataacattttcaaaaaacttATTGGTATATCTCACCTTTTGGTGTCGGGTGCTGTGTTTATTTTAATCCATGCCATGGTTCTAGCTTTGATTCTTATAGTGTCCAATGTTACGATTTGCTAGATACAGCAATTTCTCAATTCAATAATATGGAAAACTGAAGCTAAATCATTTGATTGGGGAAGTAGAACCCTTAAAAAGTATGGAAAATTTTGGAAATAGAAACTTCGCATAACTATAAAGTAGTCATGTATTGTTGGGTGGCTCTAATTAGGTCCTATAATTCTTCGAAGAGTACAAGGTTCAAATGTGTTCCAGTTATTGAGTGGTTTTGTGATGTACTATAacagaattgaattgaatttgcaGCCTTAATGTATACTGTGTAAGTGCTATCAGACACTGAGGAGCTAACAATGTCCTtaagaaagttgaaaattaTGCCTGCTGTTTGACTCCCActcttttgtttcttgttgttcAGACTGTGTATGTGAAAATAACAAATGAGGATGGTTCCACAATAACTCCCCCAGTCACAGTTCAGGTTTCAGTCATGTCGGATCTGGGGACCCTTCAGCTACAGAGGTTGAAGCAGTTGGCTCAAATAATCACAGCTTCTCCTGTAAAAAATCTTGGCCTCAACAACTCGGTCTTCGGCAAAGTAAAGAGTGTTGTTTTGTCATCATATTTAAAGGATACGCTTCATGGAACTCCTCCTACTCCTTCACCAGCAATTTCTCCATCTCTCCCTCCAGCAATTGCTCCATTCGCTCCTGTAAATTCCCCTGCACCTTCTGTGATACCTGCTCTCCCTCCTCAGCCCTGTCCACAACATGGTTCTGCAACTCTGCCAAGCAACTCTCCATCTGGTTCTAACCAAACTCCTCGTTTACATCCAGAGCCCCCAGATGTGTCTCCTTTACCTGGAGTATACTATGGTTCTGGTCCAGGGAAAGGTCCATTATTGTCGCTTGCACCATCCACATTGGCTCCAATGCCATCATGTAAGTCATCGCTGTCAAGTTATAAGACTTTTCCTGTTTCTGCTTATCATGATATAGTTAACAAGCAGGTAATTTGCATATTTTTACTATTGGTTATGCCTTTTCTTTATCacccaaatttttatttttttatttgatggttCGGAAATAAAATCTTACCAGTGAAAATAGTTTGTACCTTCCAAGTTGATACCTTCTGCATTTTAGGCATGAGATTCACATCATCAAATAGTTTATTATAATATGAAATTCCCTATGATCAAGTGTTCATCAGCTATCTAGCTGCTGATCCCATTCTTTTCATTGGAACAAACTTGTCCTCTATGCTCGTTAGTGCTTGtttgttgttcttattattatgaTGGATGCTGGCGTGCCTAGCATATCATGAAAGACCTTTCCTGTTTTATTTCTTATGTGGGACAATGCAAGCTTGCTCAGGATCATTTGACAATTTCTAGGTAACATGATACTGATAACGCAAAGGATTAAAAAGGTGCCTCCCCTAAAACAAATCCTTGTAATATATATCGAGCCTGGAGGGACCTTACGATGTTTGTGTTTTGTGGAAATGTTTTCCTCCCTTTCCAGTGCAAAACAAGCACTTGAAAAGGACAGCATTTTCCAATCAACCTTTTAATAGTagttatttggaggaaaatattttaatctcatgaaGAAAGGGAAAATGTTTTTATGTGATTTAGGGTACTGCTGATAATTTCGATGTGTTTATATACTTTTGCACAACTCTTCGCATTATTCTAAGCAAGGTGCATGGTTTTTGCAGCTCTAGCAGTAGATCCTTTCTACAGGAAGATCTGGCTATTGGGCTTCTCCGGGCTCTTCATTTTTAATCTTCTTTGTTGGCCTCACTAACAATACACTTCTCATCATGCAACTCAAGACAATTTCCAAGGCTCAGTTGGTGTCTATCGATTCCCAATTTTTTCTCTGGCGAGGATGGTAGAAATTCCAGTGGAAAGTTTACaagttttctttctcttcagGCAATAGACAAAAATGCAAATGAGCTAAAAAGATGGAATGCAGGTCAAAGCCATAAAGGTGGCAGGCCTCTCATCCCCCACTTCTAGGATTTGTGTTATCCCAAGAAATATGGGAAGTTAAAGCCATTCCCAAAGGGGAAGATCCTCAGACTGTGAACAATCAACAGAGAGTAAGCAACATTGGTACAGACATGAACAAGAAAGATTCCCTGCATCAGGCAAGTGTAACATATACAATTTCCTTTTTGACTGCTTAGTTGTGCGGAAGCAAAAGATGCAATGTAGAAGCTAGTGTCATAGAATATATCCATAGTTAAACTCAGTTTACGTTATCAGTGATGTAAATCAgtcctgatatatatatatatatatatataatgtcaaGGTAAAAAAGAGGAGCTCAAACAAGGAGGAGATTCCCCTTGGGTTCAAACTGTGATCAACATTGTAAACATACGCACAATAATTGCAGCACTAGCCTTTCTTATTCATTTGTGTTTGGCATTGCAAAATTATGATATCTATTGATTAATCAAGACTATGGTTAAGCCGGGACGTGATTTCAATCGCATCGCACCATATCGGACCTTGCCGCATCGCACCATATCGGATATCATCTTTGTAATGGATCTTTACTAACTTGTTTTTTGAGGAaggtattgttttttctttttctatcattaaaaactagaaaacgtGAAGTGTGATttataagaaagataaaaaacatttgaattcaattaaataGAAAAGTTCCTCAATTAACTCTCCATctaaactcttttaaaaataaaccttAAATTTGCTAAAAAGACTTTGTTTCTTATGAAAAACATACCATCTGAACCAA from the Populus nigra chromosome 1, ddPopNigr1.1, whole genome shotgun sequence genome contains:
- the LOC133680791 gene encoding uncharacterized protein LOC133680791, with the protein product MEYKEMERASTLVFKYILPSPPPVPLLHFCPGKPSGFLEREKRVTDAISSMGKGDSSYNQEQQQRHDDDDDDERRTRRLFLCERCSMGLSRITFKCVLILMLSLCLLVSAFFWIFPLHSSLHSVSGFDAKDEVKLSATVQAYFRLLKPVVQLVTHIARLEYDINEEIGIPNAKVAILSMHQLASNWTDVVFGFIPDPVNVPINMVSLSVLRSSLIDLFIEQSNLTVTTLIFGQPSTFEIFRFPGGITIVPMQYASIWQMPQILFNFTLNNSISEVLDNFGDLKDQLEFGLHLRQFETVYVKITNEDGSTITPPVTVQVSVMSDLGTLQLQRLKQLAQIITASPVKNLGLNNSVFGKVKSVVLSSYLKDTLHGTPPTPSPAISPSLPPAIAPFAPVNSPAPSVIPALPPQPCPQHGSATLPSNSPSGSNQTPRLHPEPPDVSPLPGVYYGSGPGKGPLLSLAPSTLAPMPSSLAVDPFYRKIWLLGFSGLFIFNLLCWPH